In the Phyllopteryx taeniolatus isolate TA_2022b chromosome 1, UOR_Ptae_1.2, whole genome shotgun sequence genome, TTAACCCCCCCCTAAACTCTTTCATGATGTGCATGCAAATGTTAAGGTCATTGCAAATATTATAACAGACTATCATGACAATGTCcgttatatatacacatttatggtTATGTTGGGGGTCATGttcaaagaaatataaaaacagcCTAGAATTTTTCTGAATGAATAAAACGAGATTGATCTCTCTCAAACACACTCATCCACTATTATAATATGCCGTACAATAAAAAGGCACAAAGAATATGAGTACATCCTTTCTTTCTGTTTTATGAGATAGTTAATTCACATGCAATAGGTAAGTATGCAGAACcttatagatagatagatagatagatagatagatagatagatagatagatagatagatagatagatagatagatagatagatagatagagatcTATATAGCTATATATGAAGATAtagatttagatttagatttgaTAGATTTATATATAGGCTGTCCATCGTTTTGGTTCCTATCCAGTCTTGTGGCAGTGGAGATTGTTTAAAACAGGACCGCCCTCTAGCGGCCAAAGTGCTTTTTATGAAGAAGCTTGAGACCAAATTCACAGCATCCTAGTGGCTTACTTAACCTAAGTGTTTCTTGTTCAGAAGAAAAACAGAACCCaacttgttttaaaatctcAGTTCCCTTTAAATACATTGCAGCGATCTGGTGtaaaacaatgtgtttaaaCCACAAACACTTGAGTTTATTTCTCATCAGGCGTGTTATTCATTCAGCTTGTGGTAATTAATGTGCCATCATCGCGAGCAGCAAAGGTGAACTAGAGAAGAACGGGTTGCACCAGTTCTCATACCTTCCCATTACATAACTGCGCTGGAGACGAGCCAGGGAATGGTGGctcaatgtacagtatgatgACACACGGGAGATTTAATCACATACAATGgcttgttccatccatccatccatccattttctaagccgcttctcctcactagggtcgcgggggtgctggagcctatcccagctgtcatcgggcaggaggcggggtacaccctgaactggttgccagccaatcgcagggcacataggaacaaacaaccattcgcactcacagtcatgcctacgggcaatttagagtctccaattcatgcatgtttttgggatgtgggaggaaaccggagtgcccggagaaaacccacgcaggcacggggagaacatgcaaactccacacaggcggggacggggattgaaccccgcacctcagaactgtgaggctgacgctctaaccagtcggccaccgtgccgccttggcTTGTTCcaaatgaacataaaataaaatctcgaAGATAACGCTTTTCTAGCTACAGATCAGCTCCAAAGCCACCCACAGAGCTGAAGGCAACACTCCATGTCCATGTACCGGTAACTCCAGTTGCTGCAACATAAGCTAACCACACCAACTACACGTCTGACACTCGTATCCCCTTGCAGCTTCTGTCTTTGTACAAAAGGGAGATACAAGCAATGCAGGACATATTTTATTTACGCAACACCTTCCTGCTTTTTGACACCTTTATGCAGTACACTGCCAAACTCCTCAGTGCataatcttaaaaataaaaaccattgCCTGTTGTCAAAAAAGGAACGACTTGTGAAAACAGACAGTAATAGACAACCTTCGTTTCCTTTATAAGGTTAAGGTAAGTATTTTCTTGGTAAAttgtaaatggactgcactcgtacagcgctttatctacaccatcacagggcccaaagcgctttacaaagcctcacatatacccacacattcatacaccaatggccAACTGCTACCATGCCcgctgggagcaaattagggttcagtgtcttgcccaaggacacttcgacatgcggacagttgtAGCCAGGATTTGAATCAGTTCCCCTTCGgtctgagccacagccgcccaacAAAGAGTTAAATATGAATCCCTGAGTGCTTGACTGACAGTCTTAGGAGCATGTTTGCAATCAAAGTAGTGGATGCTAGCGGAGGTATGGCATTGATGACTGAAGGTCTTAGGTTATAAGGTACTGCAAGTGGATATCAATATGTAGATAAAGATTGCGATGTTGGGGCGTCCATCAGCCCAAGGGCATCCACTAAGGAATACAACACCTTCCTGTGAGTCAGAACATGATGTATGTCcgtgtgtatttatttacagttcATTATGTGGAAGGTTTGTGGCATTTTGAGAGGGTGAAAAGTTTGTCTTAGTCCCTGATCAGTCCGAGTTTCTTCAGGGCTTCACGGCGGCCCACTCCATTTTCATCGCGAGGGCAGATCAACACACTGACGCCTTGTGACCGTGACTCCTTGTGAGAGTTCTGAGAGTGCTGGAAGGCCGAGTGGGAGGAGGCACGTCTCCGAAAGTCCGGGCTAATGGCATGACTGAGGCACTGCTCAACGCTAATGCTTTCGTGACGATCCACGGGGCGGCTTAGGCGCTGGCCGGAGTGCTCCGTGGAACCTGATTGTGCACCTGTGGCCTTGGTTAACTGCTTGACCAGGTCCGAAGGTGTGCGAGGAGGGGATTTCATCTGGGTATTAACTGTTAACACATTGTTCACAGGAGATTGTCCACGATCTGACAAGAGAGGTTTGGCACGGTCACTGAAGGCAGAGGGGCCAGACGAAGCAGTGGAGGGAGAGCCACGGGACGCATTGCTTTTGAAGATATCTGATGGTGTTAGATTGGATAAATTTAGAAGTGACTGACTGCTTCGATATGGAAGATCTGCCCATGACTTTCGAGTTTGTGGAGAAAGCTCCTGACTCAGGGAGGGGTCCAAATCGGCCACAGACCCTTTAAGCAGCCCAAGCTTCTGGAGGGCCTGAAGGTGGATTCTCTTGTGGTCCAACAGTTGTTGATTGCCGTTGGGTGCAATGGTTGAATTAGGTTCTGTTGTTTGTGTCTGGTGTGGTGTTTTGACTGAAAACCTTTTTGTCCTAGGGGCCACAAAGGGTGGGCTCTTGGGCTCTGTGACTTCAGGACGAACGATCACTGGGACAAGGGACTCCAAGGCAGGGAGACTCTGACGAGCCTCGATCGGGAGCTTGTCTGTCAGATGTTTGTGGTTAACAGGGGGACTAACTGGAGGTCTCTTCTCTATGGCTCTCTGGTATAGCCGCTTCAAGTCAATAGAGACTGGCATGCTGCTGCTGGAGTGAGGGGGGGCTTTGACACAGTCAGCCTCTGGATCAGGCTCCGGAGCAAGCTCAGGACTGGGCTGTGCATCAGGTCCAGGATCATCCATGAAGTCAGATGGAGGGGGAATCAGACCTACATCTATCTCTGGAGTAATGCAAGTGATTATGTTTGGAGAGTCGTCAATGGGGGGTAAACAGAGTCCCTCAGTGTCTGTATC is a window encoding:
- the LOC133488229 gene encoding specifically androgen-regulated gene protein-like isoform X1, translated to MNHPQPNTSAMSTGDAWHGGIALTSLSNKESTGSYDSVISMNSGYSEDSMEHLSAEERACLMYLEQTIEAWEVQEDSGLSNDEPDSVLLLEKMGLTEVDDISRLNFESRMDQRSETLPTLLGGLPVEEASECMTLTEENIPEHCLLNQNCEPNFSTVSEASTEDLRTYVNVISRPQPLVTGSVTGCDIPLDTDTEGLCLPPIDDSPNIITCITPEIDVGLIPPPSDFMDDPGPDAQPSPELAPEPDPEADCVKAPPHSSSSMPVSIDLKRLYQRAIEKRPPVSPPVNHKHLTDKLPIEARQSLPALESLVPVIVRPEVTEPKSPPFVAPRTKRFSVKTPHQTQTTEPNSTIAPNGNQQLLDHKRIHLQALQKLGLLKGSVADLDPSLSQELSPQTRKSWADLPYRSSQSLLNLSNLTPSDIFKSNASRGSPSTASSGPSAFSDRAKPLLSDRGQSPVNNVLTVNTQMKSPPRTPSDLVKQLTKATGAQSGSTEHSGQRLSRPVDRHESISVEQCLSHAISPDFRRRASSHSAFQHSQNSHKESRSQGVSVLICPRDENGVGRREALKKLGLIRD
- the LOC133488229 gene encoding uncharacterized protein LOC133488229 isoform X2; this translates as MDQRSETLPTLLGGLPVEEASECMTLTEENIPEHCLLNQNCEPNFSTVSEASTEDLRTYVNVISRPQPLVTGSVTGCDIPLDTDTEGLCLPPIDDSPNIITCITPEIDVGLIPPPSDFMDDPGPDAQPSPELAPEPDPEADCVKAPPHSSSSMPVSIDLKRLYQRAIEKRPPVSPPVNHKHLTDKLPIEARQSLPALESLVPVIVRPEVTEPKSPPFVAPRTKRFSVKTPHQTQTTEPNSTIAPNGNQQLLDHKRIHLQALQKLGLLKGSVADLDPSLSQELSPQTRKSWADLPYRSSQSLLNLSNLTPSDIFKSNASRGSPSTASSGPSAFSDRAKPLLSDRGQSPVNNVLTVNTQMKSPPRTPSDLVKQLTKATGAQSGSTEHSGQRLSRPVDRHESISVEQCLSHAISPDFRRRASSHSAFQHSQNSHKESRSQGVSVLICPRDENGVGRREALKKLGLIRD